The Streptomyces achromogenes DNA segment GCCTTCCGCGCCCTGCCCCTGGAGCGCTACGGACTGGAGTGGCTGCACCCCGAGCTGCCCATGGCCCACCCCTTCCTCGACGGCAGCGCCGCCGTGCTGTCGCGGTCCGTCGCGGAGACGGCCGCCTCCTTCGGAGCGCGCGACGCGGGCCCCTACCGCCGCCTGGTCGAGCCCTTCCTGCCCAAGTGGGACGCCCTGGTCCGCGATTTCATGTCGCTGCCGCTGACCGCCCTCCCGCGCGACCCGCTCACCCTGGCCCGGTTCGGCCTGGTCGGCCTGCCCCCGTCCAGCTGGCTCACCCGCCGCTTCCACGACGAGCGGGCCAAGACCCTCTTCGCCGGCCTCGTCGCCCATGTCATGGCCCCGTTGAGCGGTTTCGCCACCGGCGCCGTCGGCCTGGTCTTCGCCCTCTCCGCGCACGCCCGCGGCTGGCCGGTGGTCCGCGGCGGCTCCCAGTCCCTCTCCGACGCCCTCGCCGCGTACCTCGAGGATCTCGGCGGCAGCGTCCACACGGACTACGAGGTCAAGCGCCTCGACGACCTGCCGCCGGCCCGCGCCTACGTCTTCGACACCTCGCCCACCGCCCTCGGCCGCATCGCCGGCTTCGGCGACTACTACGCGGGGTACAAGTACGGCCCCGGCGTCTTCAAGATCGACTACGCGCTCGACGGTCCCGTCCCCTGGACCGCGGAGGAGGCCCGGAAGGCCGGCACCGTGCAGATCGGCGCGGACAGCGCGGAGATCGGCGCCGCGCTGCGAGCGCCCTCCCGGGAGGGCCGTGCGCCCGACCGGCCCTTCCTGATCACCGTGCAGCCCGGCGTCGTCGACCCGAGCCGCGCCCCGGAGGGCAAGCACGTGTTCTGGGCGTACGGCCATGTGCCCAACGGCTGGACCGGCGACCTCACCGACGCCATGGAACGCCAGCTGGAGCGCTTCGCCCCCGGATTCCGCGACCGGGTCCTGGCCCGGGTCACCGCCGGCCCCGCCGAACTCGCCGCCCGCAACGCCAACTACGTCGGCGGGGACATCGCCGCCGGAGCCGTCTCCGGGCTCCAGATCCTGCTGCGCCCCAAGCTGACGGCGTTCCCGTACGCCACCCCGCACCCGGCCGTCTTCCTGTGCTCCTCGGCCACCCCGCCCGGCCCGGGCGTGCACGGCATGTCGGGCCACAACGCGGCCAAGGCCGTCTGGCGGAGGCTGCGGCAGAACGGGTGAGCGGACGGCCGCCCGCGTTGGTATATACACCGGCATGACCACGATCACGCTCGTCCAGGGCGACATCACCCGGCAGTCCGTGGACGCCGTCGTCAACGCGGCCAACTCCTCGCTGCTCGGCGGGGGCGGCGTCGACGGCGCCGTCCACCGCCGCGGCGGCCCCGAGATCCTCGCCGACTGCCGCCGCCTGCGCGCCTCGCACTACGGCAAAGGCCTGCCCACCGGCCAGGCGGTCGCCACCACGGCGGGCGAACTGGACGCGCGCTGGGTGATCCACACCGTGGGCCCCGTGTACAGCGACACCGAGGACCGCTCGAACCTGCTGGCCTCCTGCTACCGGGAGTCGCTGCGGGTCGCGGACGAGCTGGGCGCCCGCACGGTGGCCTTCCCGGCGGTCTCCGCGGGCATCTACGGCTGGCCCATGGACGACGCCGCCCGTATCGCCGTGGAGACGGTACGGGCGGCGCGCACAGCCGTGGCCGAGGTGAGGTTCGTGCTCTACGACGAGCGGGCGTACGCCGCCTTCGCCGCCCGGGTCGGCTGACGCCGCGCCCCCGCCCCGCCTCCGTGCCGCCCCCGCCCCGCCCCCCGCCACGCGGCGCGGCGGGGGGCGGCGCACGTTCCGCAGATCGTGGACCCCGGCGCGCCCGACTCCCGACCGGCCACACGTGGGCCCGTACGAGTCCGGCCGCCGGTACCGGCCGCCGACTCAGCCGTCGATGCGGTGCGTGGTCCAGAACGACGTCAGGTCGGTCGTCGTGGCGGCCTGGGCGGCCGCCTTGAACTCGGCCGTGGTCGAGACGCCGTACCAGTGCGAAGCGGCGTAGCCCTTCAGCAACGTGGCCATCGCGGTGTCGCCGACGAGCCGCCGAAGGTCGTGCAGCGCGCACTTGCCGTAGCCGTAGACGACGGTGGAGTACCGCGAGGAGTGGGCGTCCCAGTAGGCCATCGAGTTGGTGATCTTCTCCGCCGACGAGGCCCAGGACACGCTGCTCCAGCAGCCGCTGCCGGTCTTGCCCAGCGCCAGGTCGGTGGCGTAGTCGGTGAACGACTCGTCCAGCCACGGGCTGGTGTACTCGTCGTCGCCGACGATCCCGTACCACCACTGGTGGCCGATCTCGTGGGTCAGCGCCGTGGTGCTGACCAGGTCGAGGACGAAGCCGGGGTACTCCATGCCGCCGAACCAGAAGCTGTTGTCGATGACGGCGTCCAACTCGCCGTAGGGGTAGGCGCCGAAGCGGGAGGAGTGGGCGTCCACCGCGGTCTTCGCGGTGGTGAGCATCGACTGGGCGTTGGCGGAGCTGATGCCGGAGACGGAGTAGACGTTGATCGGGGTGCCGGCGGCCGAGGTGCCGGAGATCTTGCTGAACGGGCCGGCCGCCCAGGCGAAGTCCCGTACCCGGGAGGCGGTCGCCGTGGTGATGGTGCGACCGCTGGATCCCGCCGTGTCGACGGAGGTGCCGCTGGCCGGCACGAGCAGCGTCGTCGGGTGGTCGAGGGTCACCCTGAAGTCGGCGGCCAGGGAGTAGAACGACTCGCCGTTGTTCGTGTACGGGTCCAGATGCCAGCCCGCCCCGTCCTTCACCGCCAGCACGGGCAGCGCGTTGCCGATGAAGCTGAACGCCCCGTCGTGGCCGAACCGGTC contains these protein-coding regions:
- a CDS encoding phytoene desaturase family protein, which translates into the protein MLDAVVVGAGPNGLTAAVELARRGFSVALFEARDTVGGGARTEELTLPGFRHDPCSAAHPLGINSPAFRALPLERYGLEWLHPELPMAHPFLDGSAAVLSRSVAETAASFGARDAGPYRRLVEPFLPKWDALVRDFMSLPLTALPRDPLTLARFGLVGLPPSSWLTRRFHDERAKTLFAGLVAHVMAPLSGFATGAVGLVFALSAHARGWPVVRGGSQSLSDALAAYLEDLGGSVHTDYEVKRLDDLPPARAYVFDTSPTALGRIAGFGDYYAGYKYGPGVFKIDYALDGPVPWTAEEARKAGTVQIGADSAEIGAALRAPSREGRAPDRPFLITVQPGVVDPSRAPEGKHVFWAYGHVPNGWTGDLTDAMERQLERFAPGFRDRVLARVTAGPAELAARNANYVGGDIAAGAVSGLQILLRPKLTAFPYATPHPAVFLCSSATPPGPGVHGMSGHNAAKAVWRRLRQNG
- a CDS encoding O-acetyl-ADP-ribose deacetylase; its protein translation is MTTITLVQGDITRQSVDAVVNAANSSLLGGGGVDGAVHRRGGPEILADCRRLRASHYGKGLPTGQAVATTAGELDARWVIHTVGPVYSDTEDRSNLLASCYRESLRVADELGARTVAFPAVSAGIYGWPMDDAARIAVETVRAARTAVAEVRFVLYDERAYAAFAARVG